The following coding sequences lie in one Mycobacterium gordonae genomic window:
- a CDS encoding WXG100-like domain-containing protein, with amino-acid sequence MSRCLAPAFIASRPATSKSKAAPALWAFVAAFVGYGWPDWDPASMRAGPQAWRTYGDALKQTAGELAGTRSAVTGLPESDKMVAAINQLGLGMVDIGGQCHQVADALNSFAGKVESTQNTVRDLLNHLSPMGLAGLAFSAFRDGDPLGAIKAVAHDIDVLLGHVRDEADAAGRQFERGLGVIDSAADGLQRWISREFPVVAPVANGFIDIEVGVFHSAAPAVQGAEELSPSRFLYDPKGAGKAWTGAALAAGMLAPPAAALLAATYPSEAVTLGNRLIAYDDWNSDHPLRGLGRNIGDVAQFFIPGAGETKPAVTAAETSARASEAGAGLESALGATVRDGSGLLGRVGEVGGEIGSQAGKAAADLDRIPATTVEPPRPPSGPEPPQRGAMPTEHPDGLGPPSRPGMPAAEVKPTAVEAPVERPAVHEPPPEPAPAARAPREPSSAPHTEPRLETHIPTHPLEAPLDESPAAAHPIEHAPGDPASSLVRTWCRSGRV; translated from the coding sequence TTGAGCAGGTGTCTGGCTCCGGCGTTTATCGCGTCCCGTCCGGCGACGTCGAAGTCGAAGGCCGCACCTGCGTTGTGGGCGTTCGTGGCGGCGTTCGTGGGCTATGGATGGCCGGACTGGGATCCGGCGTCGATGCGGGCCGGGCCGCAGGCATGGCGGACCTATGGTGACGCGTTGAAGCAGACGGCCGGTGAGTTGGCCGGGACCCGCAGTGCGGTCACGGGCCTGCCGGAGTCGGACAAGATGGTGGCCGCGATCAATCAGCTGGGTCTGGGCATGGTTGATATTGGGGGCCAGTGTCATCAGGTGGCCGACGCGCTGAATTCGTTTGCGGGGAAGGTGGAAAGCACCCAGAACACCGTCCGGGATCTGCTGAATCACTTGAGCCCCATGGGCTTGGCCGGACTGGCCTTCTCGGCTTTCAGAGACGGCGATCCCTTGGGTGCGATCAAGGCTGTGGCTCATGACATCGACGTGCTGCTCGGTCATGTGCGCGATGAAGCCGATGCCGCTGGCCGGCAGTTCGAGCGGGGCCTGGGGGTGATCGATTCGGCCGCTGACGGACTGCAGCGCTGGATCAGCAGGGAATTTCCGGTGGTGGCCCCGGTCGCCAATGGCTTCATCGATATCGAGGTCGGAGTCTTTCACAGTGCTGCGCCTGCCGTCCAAGGCGCTGAAGAGCTGTCGCCGTCGCGGTTCCTCTACGACCCGAAAGGGGCGGGCAAGGCGTGGACGGGAGCGGCGCTGGCGGCTGGCATGCTGGCCCCGCCGGCGGCGGCCCTGCTGGCGGCGACATATCCGTCTGAGGCAGTCACGCTGGGCAATCGGCTCATCGCCTACGACGACTGGAATTCCGATCACCCGCTGCGGGGGCTGGGCCGCAACATCGGGGATGTCGCGCAATTCTTCATTCCGGGCGCGGGAGAGACCAAGCCTGCGGTGACCGCCGCCGAGACCTCGGCGCGGGCGAGTGAGGCGGGCGCCGGACTGGAGTCCGCGCTTGGTGCGACGGTGCGCGACGGCAGCGGGCTGCTCGGGCGAGTCGGCGAAGTCGGCGGTGAGATCGGTTCGCAGGCAGGCAAGGCCGCTGCTGATCTGGATCGCATTCCCGCGACGACGGTCGAACCGCCGCGGCCCCCGTCAGGCCCGGAGCCGCCGCAACGTGGGGCGATGCCGACCGAACATCCCGACGGCCTCGGTCCCCCGTCACGGCCGGGCATGCCGGCCGCGGAGGTCAAGCCGACCGCGGTGGAAGCCCCGGTCGAGCGGCCTGCGGTGCACGAGCCGCCACCGGAGCCTGCGCCGGCCGCGCGCGCACCCCGCGAACCCAGTTCGGCGCCACACACCGAGCCACGGCTGGAAACACACATTCCCACCCACCCCCTCGAAGCGCCGCTTGACGAATCGCCGGCAGCCGCGCACCCGATCGAGCATGCCCCTGGCGACCCGGCGTCTAGCCTAGTCCGTACGTGGTGCAGGAGCGGCCGAGTGTGA
- a CDS encoding class I SAM-dependent methyltransferase, with protein sequence MTRSRRDRSLSFGSAAAAYERGRPTYPPDAIDWLLPAGARQVLDLGAGTGKLTTRLVERGLDVVAVDPVPEMLEVLSASLPDTRALLGTAEEIPLPDNSVDAVLVAQAWHWVDPARAIPEVARVLRPGGRLGLVWNTRDERLGWVRELGEIIGRDEDPLRDRATLREPFTDVQRHQVEWTNYLTPQALIDLVASRTYCINSPAEVRTRTLGKVRELLATHPALANSAGLALPYVTVCVRATLS encoded by the coding sequence GTGACCCGCTCCAGGCGTGACCGATCGCTGTCGTTCGGCTCGGCGGCGGCCGCCTACGAGCGGGGCCGCCCGACCTATCCGCCCGACGCCATCGATTGGCTGCTGCCCGCAGGCGCGCGCCAGGTACTCGACCTGGGCGCGGGCACCGGCAAGCTGACCACCCGGCTGGTCGAACGCGGGCTGGACGTGGTGGCCGTCGATCCGGTTCCCGAGATGCTGGAAGTCCTGAGCGCTTCGCTGCCTGACACCCGCGCACTGCTGGGGACGGCCGAAGAGATTCCGTTGCCGGACAACAGCGTTGACGCGGTGCTCGTCGCCCAGGCATGGCACTGGGTGGACCCGGCGCGCGCGATTCCGGAGGTGGCGCGGGTGTTGCGGCCGGGCGGACGGCTGGGCCTGGTGTGGAACACCCGCGACGAGCGGCTGGGCTGGGTGCGCGAGTTGGGCGAGATCATCGGCCGCGACGAGGACCCGCTGCGCGACCGCGCGACGCTGCGCGAGCCGTTCACCGACGTGCAGCGCCACCAGGTCGAGTGGACCAATTACCTGACGCCACAGGCACTTATCGATCTGGTCGCCTCGCGCACCTACTGCATCAACTCGCCGGCCGAGGTGCGCACCCGGACCCTCGGCAAGGTCCGCGAACTGCTGGCCACCCACCCGGCGCTGGCGAACTCCGCCGGGTTGGCGCTGCCGTACGTCACGGTGTGCGTGCGGGCCACCCTTTCCTGA